One window from the genome of Helicoverpa armigera isolate CAAS_96S chromosome 4, ASM3070526v1, whole genome shotgun sequence encodes:
- the LOC110384133 gene encoding calphotin yields the protein MGTSTFLFVLVGNVIFGTAISGSIDYEPKSIQITVNENFNTQPGRGTEENGHSHDNAFLHQGANFYFKPQLNIRPNFIPSHIEALISLLKNQPCSKDKLIEILKPFINAPSQNVPGLEVIPDAPLLPPLALADIPSAVGDEEDKLDQQVILEELTVPEIISKPDITVINSNPRPITAEFSDIPEAPVLPPMVFNNLPAAIGEEIKLEEQLISGKPGSVFLEPKPISAELPLMPEAPVLPPLALDKIPLTFGEEVKLENQLISEEDKNGYSTISVQPPLPKPKPVTPEFSIVPEAPELPPMVLTNVDSAFGGEIKLEEQLLSVRPTGIFPEIPEISAKPEITFINTEPKPVAADFSAIPEAPVLPPLAFDKIPVFITEEQLISEKPNGVYPTISVIPSRPKPVVIQTKPLGPEFTIIPEAPVLPPLVITNIPSAVSDESKWEEQVFSQEPTGVFPQIPEILAKPEITVINTESRPVPAEFSDIPEAPVLPPLAFDKISFGSTVEQKLEEQSMQGEPNGIYPTLPQMLIKPENTVFDTESKPINQELPIIPEAPVLPPLVLNNIPSAIGEEIKMEEQVISGQSSGAYPSTPEILANPEITVINTEPRPVTAEFSDIPEAPVLPPLAFDKISFGNTVEQKLEEQSMQGEPTGMYPTLPEMLIKPEMFDTESKPFSQELPIIPEAPILPPLVLNSSPPAIGEEIKMEEQVISGQPSGAYPSIPEVFAKPEITVINTEPRPVTAEFSDIPEAPVLPPLAFDKISFGSTVEQKLEEQSMQGEPTGTYPTLPEVLIKPEIIESNPINQERPIIPEAPVLPPLLLNNIPSAIGEEIKLEEQVISGQPAGVYPSIPEILAKPEVTVINTENKPIFPELPIIPEAPVLPPLVLADIPSAFAEEIKSAEQLISQGPTYMSPEIPELLAKPEITVINTEPRSVIAEFSGIPEAPVLPPLAFDKISFGSTVEQKLEEQSMQGEPSDVYPTLPGMLIKPDFTVFDTESKPINQELPIIPEAPVLPPLIFNNIPSAIGEEIKLEEQVIPGENIGVYPSIAEILAKPEITIINTESKPSSMEFTKIPKPPVLPPLTFSDVPSMFGDEIKFEEHLMSQKPTGVFPNIPEILSRPEAIKEEIKEEQLMSKEPTGVFPEIPELSAKPEIDITYTEPEPVTAEFSAIPEAPVLPPLTFNNIPAAIGEEIKLEEQLITAASADDHPTIPEVPSKPEPIATDSEPKPLISELPIIPEAPVLPPLSFNNIPAVFGEEIKSDEQLITKVPADEYPTNPEVSVVSEPITIDIEPKPLISELSIIPEAPVLPSLEQEENKFDDALILGEYTADMSSNPEVLVNNEELVESPDAIMIPEPSSFLWNNGQSDLSSIA from the exons ATG ggTACATCTACATTTCTCTTTGTTTTAGTTGGTAATGTTATATTTGGAACTGCAATATCAGGCAGTATCGACTATGAACCTAAATCAATTCAAATTACCGTCAACGAAAATTTCAATACACAGCCAGGACGCGGCACCGAAGAAAATGGCCACTCCCACGATAATGCTTTTCTACATCAAGGTGCAAACTTTTACTTCAAACCACAGTTGAACATTCGGCCCAATTTTATTCCATCTCACATTGAAGCTTTGATATCACTGTTAAAGAACCAGCCTTGTTCGaaagataaattaatagaaatttTAAAACCGTTTATTAACGCTCCGAGTCAAAATGTACCAGGATTAGAAGTGATACCAGACGCTCCGTTATTACCACCTCTGGCCCTTGCGGATATTCCTTCCGCGGTTGGCGATGAAGAAGACAAATTAGACCAACAAGTAATTTTAGAAGAGCTCACAGTTCCAGAAATAATCTCCAAACCCGATATAACAGTTATTAACAGTAATCCTAGGCCCATCACTGCCGAATTTTCAGACATACCAGAAGCTCCAGTATTACCACCTAtggtatttaataatttacctgCCGCTATTGGAGAAGAGATCAAATTGGAAGAACAGTTGATTTCAGGCAAGCCCGGAAGCGTGTTTCTTGAACCTAAACCTATCAGTGCCGAACTACCCTTAATGCCAGAAGCTCCAGTATTACCACCGCTAGCACTTGACAAGATTCCTTTGACTTTTGGAGAAGAAGTCAAATTGGAAAATCAACTAATTTCAGAAGAGGACAAGAATGGGTATTCTACAATTTCAGTACAGCCTCCCCTGCCGAAGCCTAAACCCGTTACTCCGGAATTCTCTATAGTTCCAGAAGCGCCGGAATTACCACCAATGGTACTCACTAATGTGGATTCTGCTTTTGGAGGAGAAATTAAATTAGAAGAACAGTTACTTTCAGTAAGGCCTACAGGGATTTTCCCTGAAATTCCAGAAATATCCGCAAAACCAGAAATAACATTTATCAACACTGAGCCTAAGCCCGTCGCTGCAGATTTTTCAGCCATCCCAGAAGCTCCGGTATTACCACCGCTGGCATTTGATAAGATTCCAGTTTTTATTACAGAAGAACAATTGATTTCAGAAAAGCCCAATGGAGTGTACCCTACAATTTCAGTAATTCCTTCTCGACCAAAACCTGTTGTTATTCAAACTAAACCATTGGGTCCAGAATTCACAATCATCCCAGAAGCTCCGGTACTACCTCCACTTGTAATCACTAATATACCTTCCGCTGTTAGTGATGAGAGCAAATGGGAAGAACAGGTATTTTCACAAGAGCCCACAGGTGTGTTCCCCCAAATTCCAGAAATACTCGCTAAACCAGAGATAACAGTTATTAACACTGAGTCAAGACCCGTACCTGCAGAGTTTTCAGACATCCCAGAAGCCCCGGTATTACCACCTCTCGCATTCGATAAGATTTCATTCGGTAGTACGGTGGAGCAAAAATTAGAAGAACAATCGATGCAAGGAGAGCCCAATGGTATATACCCCACTCTACCACAAATGCTCATCAAACCAGAGAATACGGTATTTGATACTGAAAGTAAACCAATTAACCAGGAACTACCAATCATCCCAGAAGCTCCCGTATTACCACCTCTGGTGCTTAATAACATTCCTTCCGCTATTGGAGAAGAAATCAAGATGGAAGAACAAGTAATTTCTGGCCAGTCCTCAGGTGCGTACCCCAGCACTCCAGAAATCCTCGCCAATCCAGAGATAACAGTTATCAACACTGAGCCAAGACCCGTCACTGCAGAGTTTTCAGACATCCCAGAAGCCCCGGTATTACCACCTCTCGCATTCGATAAGATTTCATTCGGTAATACAGTGGAACAAAAATTAGAAGAACAATCGATGCAAGGAGAGCCCACTGGTATGTACCCCACTCTACCAGAAATGCTGATCAAACCAGAGATGTTTGATACTGAAAGTAAACCATTTAGCCAGGAACTACCAATAATCCCAGAAGCTCCCATATTACCACCTCTGGTACTTAATAGCAGTCCTCCCGCTATTGGAGAAGAAATCAAGATGGAAGAACAAGTAATTTCTGGACAGCCCTCAGGTGCGTACCCCAGCATTCCAGAAGTCTTCGCCAAACCAGAGATAACAGTTATTAACACTGAGCCAAGACCCGTCACTGCAGAGTTTTCAGACATCCCAGAAGCCCCGGTATTACCACCTCTCGCATTCGATAAGATTTCATTCGGTAGTACAGTGGAACAAAAATTAGAAGAACAATCGATGCAAGGAGAACCTACTGGTACGTACCCCACTCTACCAGAAGTGCTCATCAAACCAGAAATTATTGAAAGTAATCCAATTAACCAGGAACGACCAATAATCCCAGAAGCTCCCGTATTACCACCGCTGTTACTTAATAACATTCCTTCCGCTATTGGGGAAGAAATCAAATTGGAAGAACAAGTAATTTCTGGCCAGCCCGCGGGTGTATACCCCAGCATTCCAGAAATTCTCGCCAAACCAGAGGTAACAGTTATTAACACTGAAAATAAGCCAATCTTCCCGGAATTACCAATAATACCTGAAGCACCTGTTTTACCACCACTGGTTCTTGCTGATATTCCTTCTGCTTTTGCAGAAGAAATTAAATCAGCTGAACAGTTAATTTCACAAGGGCCCACATATATGTCTCCTGAAATTCCAGAATTACTCGCTAAACCAGAGATAACAGTTATTAACACTGAGCCAAGATCCGTCATTGCAGAGTTTTCAGGCATCCCAGAAGCTCCGGTATTACCACCTCTTGCATTCGACAAGATTTCATTCGGTAGTACAGTAGAACAAAAATTAGAAGAACAATCGATGCAAGGAGAACCTTCTGATGTGTACCCCACGCTTCCTGGAATGCTAATCAAACCGGATTTCACGGTTTTTGATACTGAAAGTAAACCAATTAACCAGGAACTTCCTATAATCCCAGAAGCTCCCGTATTACCACCTCTGATATTTAATAACATTCCTTCCGCTATTGGAGAAGAAATCAAGTTGGAAGAACAAGTAATTCCAGGTGAGAACATAGGTGTTTATCCTAGCATTGCAGAGATTCTCGCCAAACCAGAGATAACAATTATTAACACTGAAAGCAAACCGAGCTCTATGGAATTTACAAAAATCCCAAAACCACCAGTTTTACCACCATTGACTTTCTCCGATGTTCCTTCTATGTTTGGAGATGAAATTAAATTTGAAGAGCATTTAATGTCACAAAAACCTACAGGTGTGTTTCCCAATATACCAGAAATACTCTCCAGACCTGAAGCTATTAAAGAAGAGATCAAAGAGGAACAGTTGATGTCAAAGGAGCCTACAGGTGTGTTTCCTGAAATTCCCGAATTATCAGCCAAACCCGAGATAGATATCACTTACACTGAGCCTGAACCTGTCACTGCAGAATTTTCAGCTATCCCAGAAGCTCCAGTATTACCACCTCTGACATTTAATAACATTCCTGCTGCTATTGGAGAAGAAATCAAATTGGAAGAACAACTTATTACAGCCGCGTCTGCAGATGATCATCCTACGATTCCTGAAGTTCCTTCTAAACCCGAGCCGATTGCTACTGATAGTGAGCCTAAACCCTTAATTTCAGAATTACCAATAATTCCAGAAGCTCCGGTATTACCACCTCTGTCATTTAATAACATTCCTGCCGTTTTTGGAGAAGAAATCAAATCGGATGAACAACTAATCACTAAAGTGCCTGCTGACGAGTATCCTACAAATCCTGAAGTATCTGTTGTATCCGAGCCGATTACTATTGACATTGAGCCTAAGCCCTTAATTTCGGAATTATCAATAATCCCAGAAGCACCGGTATTACCATCACTTGaacaagaagaaaataaatttgatGATGCGCTTATATTAGGGGAGTACACAGCAGACATGTCTTCTAATCCGGAAGTTCTAGTCAACAATGAAGAGCTGGTTGAAAGTCCAGATGCAATTATGATTCCAGAACCATCTTCATTTTTATGGAACAACGGGCAATCCGACTTGAG TTCCATCGCCTAA
- the LOC110384140 gene encoding endocuticle structural glycoprotein SgAbd-3: MNKFVVFLAACILSSVLAVPLKEHPMRTLPALEHEEIHDQFGQFALRYVTPEGTVVSERGRLVPTPDGTDYVMIVEGEVSYIDDDGKTYVTKYTAGIDGYHAEGNHLPVAPKVPEPEAH; the protein is encoded by the exons ATGAACAAG TTCGTAGTATTCCTCGCTGCTTGCATCCTCTCATCAGTATTGGCTGTGCCATTGAAGGAACATCCTATGCGGACGCTGCCGGCTTTGGAGCATGAAGAAATCCATGATCAGTTCGGTCAGTTTGCTCTCCGGTACGTGACACCTGAAGGAACAGTTGTTTCTGAGCGCGGTCGTCTCGTACCTACCCCTGATGGCACTGACTACGTCATGATCGTTGAAGGAGAGGTTTCCTACATTGATGATGATGGCAAGACTTATGTCACCAAGTACACCGCAGGTATTGATGGATACCATGCTGAGGGCAATCATTTACCCGTTGCGCCTAAAGTGCCTGAGCCGGAAGCGCATTAA
- the LOC110384137 gene encoding putative uncharacterized protein DDB_G0281733: MYLLGVLCLVTVALALPAPEKLHTNLPALPPPPALKSEGKSSDELAVLDQSPKAEKSLESAEKPKEEQDKSEYEYKPDDDVKVIEEEPKESKEKAKDSKEYKDSKEQWKPKDSKEKSQEYKDSKEQWKPQESKENLKDSKEYKDSKEKSEAKESQEKSKDSKEKWEPKESQEKLKDSKEKWEPKESQEKLKDSKEYKDSKEKWDAKDSQEKYKDSKEKWEPKESQEKAKDSKEKWDSKESKDKEEKKKDEKIDLDSSEDGPVLVEFIKRPSLSSFISQIFSNFHFPSISWPSFLKPKLRSDKDYINEEPIYIIKDLS; this comes from the coding sequence ATGTATCTCCTTGGAGTTTTGTGTCTAGTGACAGTGGCCTTGGCTTTGCCAGCACCAGAAAAGCTCCATACTAACTTACCAGCTCTTCCGCCCCCACCTGCTCTTAAGTCAGAAGGTAAGAGCAGTGATGAATTAGCTGTTCTCGATCAAAGCCCAAAAGCTGAAAAGTCATTGGAATCCGCAGAGAAACCTAAAGAAGAGCAAGATAAATCGGAATATGAATATAAGCCCGACGATGATGTTAAAGTAATTGAGGAGGAACCAAAGGAATCTAAAGAGAAAGCTAAAGATTCTAAAGAATACAAAGATTCCAAAGAACAATGGAAACCTAAGGACTCTAAGGAAAAGTCACAAGAATACAAAGATTCTAAAGAACAGTGGAAACCCCAAGAATCTAAAGAGAATCTCAAAGATTCTAAGGAATACAAAGATTCCAAAGAAAAGTCTGAAGCTAAGGAATCTCAAGAGAAATCCAAGGATTCCAAAGAAAAGTGGGAACCTAAGGAATCTCAAGAAAAACTCAAAGATTCTAAAGAAAAATGGGAACCCAAGGAATCTCAAGAAAAACTCAAGGATTCAAAGGAATATAAAGATTCCAAAGAAAAGTGGGATGCTAAGGACTCTcaagaaaaatacaaagattCAAAAGAAAAATGGGAACCCAAGGAATCTCAAGAGAAAGCCAAAGATTCTAAGGAAAAGTGGGATTCAAAAGAATCTAaagataaagaagaaaaaaagaaagacgAAAAAATAGACTTAGATTCGAGTGAAGACGGACCTGTTCTAGTTGAATTCATCAAGAGGCCATCGCTATCATCTTTTATTTCGCAAATATTCTCCAATTTCCATTTCCCTAGTATTTCGTGGCCCTCCTTCCTTAAGCCGAAACTTCGTTCCGATAAGGATTATATTAATGAAGAACCTATATATATCATCAAGGATCTATCCTAA
- the LOC110384125 gene encoding uncharacterized protein LOC110384125, producing the protein MFKQEFILLVCAYGVLAALDGYSPQQDPDQFHIQTDDDDERYFLYQTHNGQYRKERRLKDGSVVGTTGWVGADGYLRLQDYIADNQGYRIYKSKTVYVGQNRPIGESLQIAKTAPTDSGYGITPAPAPAVHRNRGPPRYTTSTAAPPPSSSYGPPSSYPHEVSVTPAPPTYPHPTSTPQVFVSPNSIDSSTTTYDFRPTVTPITASEATTTRSPYDYDSSNTNTLDDEYHASDSQRYDVYNPNSYRHADAWLRRQQQLQQQQQSGVKIGDGYTPQFSTYDGTAFRRNGFRYYLPKQYHEEEGGDTNERTGSFGYVDPFGIRRVIYYNTAPGEGFQIRKNNRYVGHDATPYDPRPVN; encoded by the exons GTGTGTGCGTATGGTGTGTTGGCCGCATTAGACGGCTACAGTCCTCAGCAAGACCCAGACCAGTTCCACATAcaaactgatgatgatgacgaacgTTACTTCTTGTACCAGACACACAACGGCCAATATCGTAAGGAGAGAAGGCTTAAAGATGGATCCGTTGTTG GTACAACAGGCTGGGTGGGAGCAGATGGTTACTTGCGTCTCCAGGATTACATAGCTGACAACCAAGGCTACAGGATTTATAAATCCAAAACGGTTTACGTTGGACAAAACCGACCAATTGGA GAATCCTTGCAAATAGCAAAGACTGCGCCGACAGATTCTGGCTATGGGATCACGCCAGCGCCAGCACCTGCAGTACACCGCAATCGTGGACCCCCGCGGTACACCACCTCCACTGCAGCTCCACCGCCATCTTCATCATATGGCCCGCCAAGTTCTTACCCTCACGAAGTATCAGTAACCCCTGCGCCCCCAACATACCCACATCCAACGTCCACACCACAGGTGTTCGTGTCACCTAATTCTATCGACTCGTCAACTACAACTTACGACTTCAGACCTACAGTGACGCCGATCACAGCTAGTGAAGCTACAACGACGCGCAGTCCGTATGACTACGATTCGTCTAACACTAACACGCTGGATGATGAGTATCACGCCAGCGACAGCCAACGCTATGATGTGTATAATCCTAATTCGTACAGACACGCTGATGCCTGGCTGAGGCGACAGCAACAACTTCAACAGCAACAACAATCAGGAGTCAAAATTGGCGATGGCTACACTCCTCAGTTCTCGACGTACGACGGTACGGCGTTCAGGAGAAACGGATTCCGCTACTACCTCCCAAAGCAGTACCATGAAGAAGAGGGTGGCGACACCAACGAGAGGACTGGAAGTTTCGGTTATGTAGACCCGTTCGGTATTCGTCGAGTGATATACTACAATACTGCGCCTGGTGAAGGCTTCCAAATACGCAAAAACAATAGGTATGTGGGTCACGATGCGACCCCCTATGACCCTAGACCCGTGAATTGA
- the LOC110384126 gene encoding flexible cuticle protein 12 — protein sequence MKFFVVAVSLFAVALAAPSGPDAALEARRRLPALEHEEVHDEFGQFALRYVTAEGTVVSERGRLVPSHDGTGYVMITEGEVSYIGDDGKTYVTKYTAGLDGTHVEGNHLPVSVTPEPVPAVEPVPAAAPIVAPEPVKILAKPIEFINL from the exons ATGAAATTC TTCGTGGTAGCTGTATCCCTCTTTGCCGTGGCATTGGCCGCACCATCGGGTCCTGATGCAGCTCTCGAAGCACGTCGGAGGCTACCCGCCCTGGAGCACGAGGAGGTCCACGATGAGTTCGGTCAGTTCGCTCTCCGGTACGTGACAGCTGAAGGCACCGTGGTGTCAGAGCGTGGCCGCCTCGTGCCTTCCCACGATGGTACCGGCTACGTCATGATCACCGAGGGCGAGGTCTCGTACATCGGTGATGACGGCAAGACATACGTCACCAAGTACACCGCTGGTCTTGACGGCACACACGTTGAAGGCAACCACCTCCCAGTGTCTGTGACCCCTGAACCCGTTCCTGCTGTGGAACCCGTCCCTGCTGCTGCACCAATTGTTGCCCCTGAACCCGTCAAAATTCTAGCCAAGCCCATTGAATTTATAAATTTGTAA